One genomic segment of Amycolatopsis sp. Hca4 includes these proteins:
- a CDS encoding helix-turn-helix transcriptional regulator codes for MSTELGVFLRSRRERLAPADAGLPATGRRRTPGLRREELALLAGISATWLTYLEQGRDVRPSGQVLDALAKALRLTAAEQEHLHRLAGDGAMPEENLGEEAAPEVAGVPALLGGNPAYVTGICYDVLALNAAAEELLRGIGRGGNIVRWLFTEPAAREVLVDWEQEARAVLARLRAIAGRYPDHPRVTGLVAELTEASPEVRAWWPQYDVQFSHAGHKRLRHPRLGEITVPHAAFHVAERPEQTLVVYHLVTP; via the coding sequence GTGAGCACCGAACTCGGCGTGTTCCTCCGCAGCCGCCGCGAGCGGCTGGCCCCGGCCGACGCGGGCCTGCCGGCCACCGGGCGCCGCCGCACGCCCGGGCTGCGCCGCGAGGAACTGGCCCTGCTGGCCGGCATCAGCGCCACCTGGCTCACCTACCTCGAGCAGGGCCGCGACGTGCGCCCCTCCGGCCAGGTGCTCGACGCACTGGCCAAGGCGTTGCGGCTGACCGCCGCCGAGCAGGAGCACCTGCACCGCCTCGCCGGTGACGGCGCGATGCCGGAGGAGAACCTCGGCGAAGAAGCCGCGCCCGAGGTCGCGGGCGTCCCGGCGCTGCTGGGCGGAAATCCCGCGTATGTCACCGGGATCTGCTACGACGTCCTCGCGCTCAACGCGGCAGCCGAGGAGCTGCTCCGCGGCATCGGACGGGGCGGGAACATCGTGCGCTGGCTGTTCACCGAGCCGGCCGCGCGCGAAGTGCTGGTCGACTGGGAGCAGGAGGCCCGCGCGGTCCTGGCCCGGCTGCGGGCGATCGCGGGCCGGTACCCGGACCACCCGCGGGTGACCGGGCTGGTGGCCGAGCTGACCGAGGCCAGCCCCGAAGTGCGCGCGTGGTGGCCGCAGTACGACGTCCAGTTCAGCCACGCGGGCCACAAACGCCTGCGGCACCCCCGGCTGGGCGAGATCACCGTGCCGCACGCCGCGTTCCACGTCGCCGAGCGGCCCGAGCAGACGCTGGTGGTCTACCACCTAGTGACGCCGTGA
- a CDS encoding zinc-binding dehydrogenase, giving the protein MQAWIATARDVRLSEVPEPTLKGGGVLVEVLAAHVPAYTKAVVRGNRGGLPVPLVLGPSCVGRVLAVAPDVFHVEPGDLVLDTALLDAGGGDEILVGWVGLGGSGAGSARTDRMRTVWRDGVFAEKALCAKETLVKLPGAEAYPDPARLAFLPWLCIAATGLHAAGPLAGRDVAVVGATGQLGGAAVLTALAEGAATVTAAGRNETALTRLAALDPRVRTHRLTGDRAADAAGIGPVDVAVDTLGATPSADATMAAYDSLRVRGTLVLVGGVRHELAVPYGDLMHRRLTLRGSWMSDERTVTTVWQLVRSGLLDLSAVELVTTGLADPAAALDVAERTTGLGFVALVP; this is encoded by the coding sequence ATGCAAGCTTGGATCGCCACCGCACGAGATGTCCGTCTCTCCGAAGTGCCGGAGCCCACGCTGAAGGGCGGTGGCGTGCTCGTGGAGGTGCTCGCCGCGCACGTCCCGGCGTACACGAAAGCCGTGGTGCGGGGGAACCGCGGCGGCCTGCCGGTGCCCCTCGTCCTCGGGCCGTCCTGCGTCGGGCGGGTGCTCGCCGTCGCGCCGGACGTGTTCCACGTCGAGCCGGGCGACCTGGTGCTGGACACCGCGCTGCTCGACGCGGGCGGCGGCGACGAGATCCTGGTGGGCTGGGTCGGCTTGGGCGGCTCCGGCGCGGGCAGCGCACGGACCGACCGCATGCGCACGGTGTGGCGCGACGGCGTCTTCGCGGAGAAAGCCCTGTGCGCCAAGGAAACCCTGGTCAAGCTGCCCGGTGCGGAGGCGTACCCGGACCCGGCCCGCCTGGCGTTCCTGCCGTGGCTGTGCATCGCCGCCACCGGCCTGCACGCGGCGGGCCCGCTCGCCGGCCGTGACGTCGCCGTGGTCGGGGCGACCGGCCAGCTGGGCGGCGCGGCGGTGCTGACGGCGCTGGCGGAAGGCGCGGCGACGGTGACGGCCGCAGGCCGCAACGAGACCGCGCTCACCAGGCTGGCCGCGCTCGACCCGCGCGTGCGCACCCACCGGCTGACCGGCGACCGGGCGGCGGACGCGGCGGGCATCGGCCCCGTGGACGTGGCCGTCGACACGCTCGGCGCCACCCCGTCGGCCGACGCGACGATGGCCGCCTACGACAGCCTGCGGGTGCGCGGCACCCTGGTGCTCGTCGGCGGCGTGCGCCACGAACTGGCCGTCCCGTACGGCGACCTGATGCACCGCCGCCTCACCCTGCGCGGCTCGTGGATGAGCGACGAGCGGACGGTGACGACGGTGTGGCAGCTGGTCCGGTCCGGGCTGCTGGACCTCTCGGCGGTCGAGCTGGTGACCACCGGCCTGGCCGACCCGGCGGCGGCTCTCGACGTGGCCGAGCGCACGACCGGCCTCGGGTTCGTGGCGCTGGTGCCCTGA
- a CDS encoding SigE family RNA polymerase sigma factor: MARDVEFSEYFSARVQRFRRVAFALCGDWHAAEDLVQAMFVQLYRRWRRVRPGTVDAYARRILLNLFLAGRRVSGREYVTASVPDRESPPGRDALLRLDVERALAGLTPRQRAMVVLRFLEDLPVSEVAALLGVAEGTVKSQTARGVEALRAALPAPTAEES, from the coding sequence GTGGCCAGGGACGTCGAATTCAGCGAGTACTTCTCCGCGCGGGTCCAGCGGTTCCGCCGGGTGGCGTTCGCGCTCTGCGGGGACTGGCACGCGGCCGAAGACTTGGTCCAGGCCATGTTCGTGCAGCTGTACCGGCGCTGGCGGCGGGTCCGGCCGGGCACGGTCGACGCCTACGCGCGCCGGATCCTGCTGAACCTGTTCCTGGCCGGGCGGCGGGTTTCCGGGCGGGAGTACGTGACGGCCTCGGTGCCGGACCGGGAGTCGCCGCCGGGCCGCGACGCGTTGTTGCGGCTAGACGTCGAACGCGCGCTGGCCGGGCTGACGCCCCGGCAGCGGGCGATGGTGGTGCTGCGGTTCCTCGAAGACCTGCCGGTGAGCGAGGTGGCGGCGTTGCTCGGGGTCGCCGAAGGAACGGTCAAGTCCCAGACGGCCCGCGGGGTCGAGGCCTTGCGCGCGGCCCTGCCGGCGCCGACGGCGGAGGAGTCGTGA
- a CDS encoding CPBP family intramembrane glutamic endopeptidase yields the protein MRFVWQLLAVAAVAFAGQLCVAAVAGNPWLTLLFGGLTAVLAGYAYRWVVRKTEQRPVTELAGPGARSALGRGTLVGIALFAAVIANIALVGDYEIRGWGSVPGALGLVGFMAAAAVTEELLFRGILFRFVEKWTGTWLALVLSGLVFGLMHLFNEHATLWGAIAIAIEGGGLLTSAYIATRTLWLPIGLHFGWNFAGAGIFGAVVSGQGASQGLLDAVTSGSPLLTGGEFGPEGSLYSVLFCFLATGVFLRLAHRRGRLVPRRREERTADVTTLPA from the coding sequence ATGAGGTTCGTGTGGCAGCTGCTGGCGGTGGCGGCGGTGGCGTTCGCGGGGCAGTTGTGCGTTGCCGCGGTGGCCGGAAACCCGTGGCTCACCTTGTTGTTCGGCGGCCTCACCGCCGTGCTCGCGGGCTACGCCTACCGCTGGGTGGTGCGGAAAACCGAGCAGCGGCCGGTCACCGAGCTGGCCGGGCCGGGGGCCCGGAGCGCGCTCGGCCGGGGGACGCTGGTCGGGATCGCCCTGTTCGCGGCCGTCATCGCGAACATCGCGCTCGTCGGGGACTACGAAATCCGCGGCTGGGGCAGCGTGCCCGGAGCGCTCGGGCTCGTCGGCTTCATGGCCGCCGCCGCGGTGACGGAGGAGCTGCTGTTCCGCGGCATCCTGTTCCGGTTCGTCGAGAAGTGGACCGGCACCTGGCTCGCGCTGGTGCTGAGCGGGCTGGTGTTCGGCCTGATGCACCTGTTCAACGAGCACGCGACCCTGTGGGGTGCCATCGCCATCGCCATCGAGGGCGGCGGCCTGCTGACTTCGGCGTACATCGCGACGCGCACGCTGTGGCTGCCGATCGGCCTGCACTTCGGCTGGAACTTCGCCGGGGCCGGGATTTTCGGCGCGGTGGTCTCCGGCCAGGGCGCCTCGCAGGGGCTGCTGGACGCCGTCACGTCCGGGTCGCCGCTGCTCACCGGTGGCGAATTCGGGCCGGAGGGCAGCCTGTACTCGGTGCTGTTCTGCTTCCTGGCGACGGGCGTCTTCCTGCGGCTGGCCCACCGGCGCGGCCGGCTGGTGCCCCGGCGCCGCGAGGAGCGCACCGCCGACGTCACTACACTTCCCGCGTGA
- a CDS encoding sensor histidine kinase, producing MIEHRAALARWRRLDVVIRDLPLGLLLLAGSFLPVLQGHGTQVGGVPDRPFDALAVVVVAVESLPLAVRRRWPAVSLTLVALGFAVDQVLGYHTVAAAGLGFALVSAGVHLERYRRTTAAVLSVAYVALAIVLSRLGSEPVSEFVTFSLLLAFAWGIGAWLRRTRAAEARHRRRVAEDTRAAERTTIARELHDVVTHHVTAMVVQAEAARYLTAAPERLDQTLTAITDTGRRAITDLRHLLDLLNPDHGTEVGRPSPGGLLSLVEQARQAGQPVEFTEDGTPAESAGSADLVAYRVVQESLTNALKHARGSRTSVEVHHGDREIAVAVSTNGAASASPGGSGRGLAGLRERVAVLGGDFSAGHDGGGFAVRARIPTGNPT from the coding sequence GTGATCGAGCACCGGGCGGCACTGGCGCGGTGGCGCCGGCTGGACGTCGTGATCCGTGATCTGCCCCTCGGGCTGCTGTTGCTGGCCGGGTCGTTCCTGCCCGTGCTCCAAGGCCACGGGACGCAGGTCGGCGGCGTGCCGGACCGGCCGTTCGACGCGCTGGCCGTCGTGGTGGTGGCCGTCGAAAGCCTGCCGCTCGCCGTGCGACGCCGGTGGCCGGCGGTGAGCCTGACGCTGGTGGCGCTCGGCTTCGCCGTCGACCAGGTCCTCGGTTACCACACGGTCGCCGCCGCCGGGCTCGGCTTCGCGCTGGTGAGCGCCGGCGTCCACCTCGAACGGTACCGGCGCACCACCGCGGCCGTGCTCTCGGTGGCGTACGTGGCGCTGGCGATCGTCCTCTCCCGGCTCGGTTCGGAGCCCGTCTCGGAGTTCGTGACGTTCTCCCTGCTGCTGGCGTTCGCGTGGGGCATCGGGGCGTGGCTGCGCCGGACCCGCGCCGCCGAAGCCCGGCACCGCCGCCGCGTCGCCGAGGACACCCGGGCCGCCGAACGCACCACCATCGCCCGCGAGCTGCACGACGTCGTCACCCACCACGTGACGGCGATGGTCGTGCAGGCCGAAGCGGCCCGGTACCTGACGGCCGCGCCCGAGCGGCTGGACCAGACCCTGACCGCGATCACCGACACCGGCCGCCGGGCCATCACCGACCTGCGGCACCTGCTGGACCTGCTGAACCCCGACCACGGCACCGAAGTCGGCCGTCCGTCGCCTGGCGGGCTGCTTTCGCTCGTCGAGCAGGCCCGCCAGGCCGGGCAGCCGGTGGAGTTCACCGAGGACGGCACGCCCGCGGAGTCGGCGGGCAGCGCCGACCTGGTGGCCTACCGGGTCGTGCAGGAGTCGCTGACGAACGCCCTCAAGCACGCGCGGGGCAGCCGGACGTCGGTCGAAGTGCACCACGGGGACCGGGAAATCGCGGTGGCGGTCAGCACGAACGGGGCGGCGAGCGCCTCCCCCGGCGGCAGCGGCCGCGGGCTCGCCGGGCTCCGCGAGCGGGTCGCCGTCCTGGGCGGCGACTTCAGCGCGGGCCACGACGGCGGCGGATTCGCCGTGCGCGCCCGGATCCCGACGGGGAACCCGACGTGA
- a CDS encoding response regulator transcription factor — protein sequence MSAPIRVLVCDDQMLIRTGLVTIIGAQPGFEVVGECGDGRAAVDLAARLHPDVVVMDVRMPVLDGIEATRLLAGAGVPHPVKVLVLTTFNLDEYVYEALRAGASGFLLKDAPPDRLLHGIRTVATGAALLDPEVTRRLVGRYGARIRPASDAAPQVPLTPRELEVLRLLADGLSNSEIAERLVISQETVKTFVSRILTKLDLRDRVQAVVYAYRHGLVT from the coding sequence GTGAGCGCCCCGATCCGGGTCCTGGTCTGCGACGACCAGATGCTGATCCGCACCGGCCTGGTGACGATCATCGGCGCCCAGCCGGGTTTCGAGGTGGTCGGCGAGTGCGGCGACGGCCGCGCGGCGGTCGACCTCGCCGCCCGGCTGCACCCGGACGTGGTGGTGATGGACGTGCGCATGCCGGTGCTCGACGGCATCGAGGCCACCCGCCTGCTGGCCGGAGCAGGGGTCCCGCACCCGGTCAAGGTGCTGGTGCTGACGACGTTCAACCTCGACGAGTACGTCTACGAGGCCCTGCGCGCCGGGGCGAGCGGCTTCCTGCTCAAGGACGCACCCCCGGACCGGCTGCTGCACGGGATCCGCACGGTGGCCACGGGTGCGGCCCTGCTGGACCCGGAGGTGACCCGCCGCCTGGTCGGCCGGTACGGCGCCCGGATCCGGCCCGCTTCGGACGCCGCCCCGCAGGTGCCGCTGACGCCTCGCGAGCTGGAGGTGCTGCGCCTGCTGGCGGACGGGTTGTCCAACAGCGAGATCGCGGAACGGCTGGTGATCAGCCAGGAGACGGTGAAGACGTTCGTCTCCCGGATCCTGACGAAGCTGGACCTGCGCGACCGCGTCCAGGCGGTGGTCTACGCCTACCGGCACGGGCTGGTGACGTGA
- a CDS encoding MFS transporter, translated as MSESTLAVAPSGDTRAAGNPHHARRWLILMMIGIAQLMVVLDATVVNIALPSAQLDLGFSNDARQWVVTAYALAFGSLLLLGGRLADLFGRKNALLVGLAGFAAVSALGGAATNIEMLLVARAAQGVFGALLAPATLSLLTTTFTDPKERGRAFGVFGAIGGGGAAVGLLLGGVLTEYLDWRWCMFVNIIFAVIAFAGSSVLLRNQKDDGPRPKLDLPGTITASAGLFALVYGFANAESDSWSSVSVWGFLTAGVVLLGVFTWLQQRVAHPLLPLRVLLDRDRGGSYLAMFLLAIGMFAIFLFLTFYVQQNLQFTPIQSGVGFLPMVATLMLAATTATAVLLPRFGPRPLVPTGMAIAAAGLFWLSGIGLGSTYASGVLGPLLVMGFGIGLAMAPAMSVATFGVEAHDAGVASAAVNTMQQVGGSIGTALLSTLAGNAAAAFIEGKTPTPQLAAEAAIESYTTAFTWAAVIYVAGAVITALLLRPGVPKGEAAPGAVHM; from the coding sequence ATGTCCGAATCCACACTCGCCGTCGCGCCGTCGGGGGACACGCGCGCCGCCGGGAACCCCCACCACGCCAGACGCTGGCTGATCCTGATGATGATCGGCATCGCGCAGCTGATGGTCGTGCTGGACGCGACCGTCGTGAACATCGCGCTGCCGTCGGCCCAGCTCGACCTGGGCTTCTCCAACGACGCCCGGCAGTGGGTCGTCACCGCCTACGCGCTCGCCTTCGGCAGCCTCCTGCTGCTCGGCGGACGGCTCGCGGACCTCTTCGGCCGCAAGAACGCGCTCCTCGTCGGCCTGGCCGGCTTCGCCGCGGTGTCCGCGCTCGGCGGCGCGGCGACCAACATCGAGATGCTGCTGGTCGCCCGGGCGGCCCAGGGTGTGTTCGGCGCGCTGCTCGCGCCCGCCACGCTTTCGCTGCTGACCACGACGTTCACCGACCCGAAGGAGCGCGGCCGCGCGTTCGGCGTGTTCGGCGCCATCGGCGGTGGCGGCGCGGCGGTCGGGCTGCTGCTCGGCGGCGTGCTCACCGAGTACCTCGACTGGCGCTGGTGCATGTTCGTGAACATCATCTTCGCCGTGATCGCCTTCGCCGGCAGCTCGGTCCTGCTGCGCAACCAGAAGGACGACGGCCCGCGGCCGAAGCTCGACCTGCCGGGCACGATCACCGCGTCAGCCGGGCTGTTCGCGCTGGTCTACGGCTTCGCGAACGCCGAGTCGGACTCGTGGTCGTCGGTGTCGGTCTGGGGCTTCCTGACCGCCGGCGTGGTGCTGCTGGGCGTGTTCACCTGGCTGCAGCAGCGCGTCGCGCACCCGCTGCTGCCGCTGCGCGTGCTGCTCGACCGCGACCGCGGCGGCTCGTACCTGGCGATGTTCCTGCTCGCCATCGGGATGTTCGCGATCTTCCTGTTCCTGACGTTCTACGTGCAGCAGAATCTGCAGTTCACCCCGATCCAGAGCGGCGTCGGCTTCCTGCCGATGGTGGCGACGCTGATGCTGGCGGCGACCACGGCGACGGCGGTCCTGCTGCCGCGGTTCGGCCCGCGGCCGCTGGTGCCGACGGGCATGGCGATCGCGGCCGCGGGTCTGTTCTGGCTGAGCGGCATCGGTCTCGGCAGCACGTACGCCTCCGGCGTCCTCGGCCCGCTGCTGGTGATGGGCTTCGGCATCGGCCTGGCGATGGCGCCGGCGATGAGCGTGGCGACCTTCGGTGTCGAGGCGCACGACGCCGGTGTCGCGTCGGCGGCGGTGAACACGATGCAGCAGGTCGGCGGTTCGATCGGCACGGCGCTGCTGTCGACGCTGGCCGGCAACGCGGCCGCGGCCTTCATCGAGGGCAAGACCCCGACGCCCCAGCTGGCGGCCGAGGCGGCCATCGAGAGCTACACGACGGCGTTCACCTGGGCCGCGGTGATCTACGTGGCCGGAGCGGTGATCACCGCCCTGCTGCTGCGCCCGGGCGTCCCGAAGGGCGAAGCGGCGCCGGGCGCCGTGCACATGTAG
- a CDS encoding TetR/AcrR family transcriptional regulator, with the protein MARDAGPAAPARPLRRDAELNRRRILASAREVFGQRGLEATLDDIAHHAGLGVGTVYRRFPSKEHLVEAMFAERMEEIGDLAVEALKADDAWQAFVDFTWQAAELHSADRGLREIMLSNQFGHDHVAEKKARMVPLITKLIERAQAAGGLRPDFAPSDMAMVHMMVGSVVEFTCAVDPDLWRRSLTMLLDGLRAEPGKPSVLPHPPLSEREVDEAMSCWRP; encoded by the coding sequence ATGGCACGGGACGCTGGTCCCGCCGCACCGGCGCGGCCGCTGCGGCGTGACGCTGAACTCAACCGCCGTCGCATCCTCGCGTCGGCCCGCGAAGTGTTCGGCCAGCGCGGGCTCGAAGCCACGCTGGACGACATCGCCCACCACGCCGGCCTCGGCGTCGGCACGGTCTACCGCCGCTTCCCCAGCAAGGAACACCTGGTCGAGGCCATGTTCGCCGAGCGGATGGAAGAAATCGGCGACCTCGCCGTCGAGGCACTGAAGGCCGACGACGCCTGGCAAGCGTTCGTCGACTTCACCTGGCAGGCGGCCGAGCTGCACTCCGCCGACCGCGGGCTGCGCGAGATCATGCTGTCCAACCAGTTCGGCCACGACCACGTCGCCGAAAAGAAAGCCCGCATGGTGCCGTTGATCACAAAGCTGATCGAGCGGGCCCAGGCGGCAGGCGGCCTGCGGCCGGACTTCGCGCCTTCGGACATGGCGATGGTGCACATGATGGTCGGCTCGGTGGTGGAGTTCACCTGCGCGGTGGACCCGGACCTCTGGCGGCGTTCCCTCACCATGCTGCTCGACGGGCTCCGCGCCGAGCCCGGCAAGCCGTCGGTGCTGCCGCACCCGCCGCTGAGCGAGCGCGAAGTCGACGAAGCGATGTCCTGCTGGCGCCCCTGA
- a CDS encoding PspC domain-containing protein — protein sequence MSAPVTRRLSRPRHGRMIGGVCAGLAQRYGMKPGTVRLLAVLSCLLPGPQFVAYLILWAVIPSE from the coding sequence ATGAGCGCACCGGTCACACGACGGCTGTCCCGTCCGCGCCACGGCCGCATGATCGGCGGCGTCTGCGCGGGCCTGGCCCAGCGGTACGGCATGAAGCCCGGCACCGTCCGGCTGCTGGCCGTGCTGTCCTGCCTGCTGCCCGGGCCGCAGTTCGTGGCCTACCTGATCCTGTGGGCGGTCATCCCGTCCGAGTGA
- a CDS encoding ABC transporter ATP-binding protein, whose protein sequence is MAEIVLDKVSKKYPDGALAVSEVDITIADGEFIILVGPSGCGKSTTLNMVAGLEDISSGELRIDGQRVNEKAPKDRDIAMVFQSYALYPHMSVRENMAFPLRLAKVDDKTVRAKVEEAAKILDLTAHLDRKPANLSGGQRQRVAMGRAIVRSPKAFLMDEPLSNLDAKLRGQMRTSVSKIQKQLGTTTLYVTHDQTEAMTLGDRVVVLRAGYVQQIGSPQFLYDNPANLFVAGFIGSPSMNFVPATLENNELRSALGTTPLTDRVRQLVERANAPREVIVGIRPEHFEDAALVEAGQKAGGATFTAHIDVLESMGSEKFAHFTLEGETATSEELAELAADSGSSDVPGAESQIVARLSAESSAKENADLEVWYDADKIKLFDPSNGKNLTYED, encoded by the coding sequence ATGGCAGAGATCGTGCTCGACAAGGTGTCGAAGAAGTACCCCGACGGTGCCCTCGCCGTGTCCGAAGTGGACATCACCATCGCCGACGGCGAGTTCATCATCCTGGTCGGCCCGTCCGGCTGCGGGAAGTCGACGACGCTGAACATGGTGGCCGGCCTGGAGGACATCTCCTCCGGCGAGCTGCGCATCGACGGCCAGCGCGTCAACGAGAAGGCCCCGAAGGACCGGGACATCGCGATGGTGTTCCAGTCCTACGCGCTCTACCCGCACATGAGCGTCCGGGAGAACATGGCCTTCCCGCTGCGGCTGGCCAAGGTCGACGACAAGACCGTGCGGGCGAAGGTCGAGGAGGCCGCGAAGATCCTCGACCTGACCGCGCACCTGGACCGCAAGCCGGCCAACCTCTCCGGTGGCCAGCGCCAGCGCGTCGCGATGGGCCGGGCGATCGTCCGCAGCCCCAAGGCGTTCCTGATGGACGAGCCGCTGTCCAACCTGGACGCCAAGCTGCGCGGCCAGATGCGCACGTCGGTGTCGAAGATCCAGAAGCAGCTCGGCACGACGACGCTGTACGTCACGCACGACCAGACCGAGGCCATGACACTGGGCGACCGGGTCGTGGTGCTGCGGGCCGGCTACGTCCAGCAGATCGGCTCGCCGCAGTTCCTCTACGACAACCCGGCGAACCTGTTCGTGGCCGGGTTCATCGGCTCGCCGTCGATGAACTTCGTCCCGGCGACGCTGGAGAACAACGAGCTGCGCAGTGCCCTCGGCACGACACCGCTCACCGACCGCGTCCGGCAGCTGGTGGAGCGGGCGAACGCGCCCCGCGAGGTCATCGTAGGCATCCGGCCGGAGCACTTCGAGGACGCGGCGCTCGTCGAAGCCGGCCAGAAGGCAGGCGGCGCCACCTTCACCGCGCACATCGACGTGCTGGAGTCGATGGGCTCGGAGAAGTTCGCCCACTTCACCCTGGAGGGCGAGACGGCGACGTCCGAGGAACTCGCGGAGCTGGCCGCGGACAGCGGTTCGTCCGACGTCCCCGGCGCGGAGTCCCAGATCGTGGCCCGGCTGTCGGCGGAGTCGTCGGCGAAGGAGAACGCGGACCTCGAAGTCTGGTACGACGCGGACAAGATCAAGCTGTTCGACCCGTCGAACGGCAAGAACCTCACCTACGAGGACTAG
- a CDS encoding carbohydrate ABC transporter permease: MTMGTVTTGRKVRWGLVDILVLVFALVPVLWVISLSFKTKDTLTDGAFIPQSWTWQNYADIFQTSEFLLALVNSIGIAIISTVIAVVLGTMAAYAIARLDFPGKQLLVGLSLLIAMFPQVSLVTPLFNIERNLGLFDTWPGLILPYITFALPLSIYTLSAFFREIPWELEKAAKMDGATPAQAFRRVIAPLAAPGVFTTAILVFIFCWNDFLFAISLTSTTASRTVPAALSFFTGSSQFEDPTGQVCAAAVVITIPIIVFVLFFQRRIVAGLTSGAVKG; encoded by the coding sequence ATGACGATGGGAACCGTCACGACGGGCCGCAAGGTCAGGTGGGGCCTGGTCGACATCCTGGTGCTGGTGTTCGCGCTGGTGCCGGTGCTCTGGGTGATTTCGCTGTCGTTCAAGACCAAGGACACGCTGACCGACGGGGCGTTCATCCCGCAGTCGTGGACCTGGCAGAACTACGCGGACATCTTCCAGACCTCGGAGTTCCTGCTGGCGCTGGTGAACTCGATCGGCATCGCGATCATCTCGACCGTGATCGCGGTGGTGCTCGGCACGATGGCCGCGTACGCGATCGCCCGGCTGGACTTCCCCGGCAAGCAGCTGCTGGTCGGGCTCTCGCTGCTGATCGCGATGTTTCCGCAGGTGTCGCTGGTGACGCCGCTGTTCAACATCGAGCGGAACCTCGGGCTGTTCGACACGTGGCCCGGCCTGATCCTGCCCTACATCACGTTCGCGCTGCCGCTGTCGATCTACACGCTGTCGGCGTTCTTCCGCGAGATCCCGTGGGAGCTGGAGAAGGCGGCCAAGATGGACGGCGCGACGCCGGCACAGGCGTTCCGCCGGGTGATCGCGCCGCTGGCCGCGCCGGGTGTGTTCACCACGGCCATCCTGGTGTTCATCTTCTGCTGGAACGACTTCCTGTTCGCCATCTCGCTGACGTCGACCACGGCGTCGCGCACGGTGCCGGCCGCGCTGTCGTTCTTCACCGGGTCCTCGCAGTTCGAGGACCCGACCGGGCAGGTGTGCGCGGCCGCGGTCGTGATCACCATCCCGATCATTGTGTTCGTGTTGTTCTTCCAGCGTCGCATCGTGGCGGGGCTGACCTCCGGTGCGGTGAAGGGGTAG
- a CDS encoding carbohydrate ABC transporter permease encodes MTVQDSTPAEAAGATVAGEATSHKKGKPALSEGKKAERRLGLWLCAPAFIVMIAVTGYPILYSLWLSLQRYDLRFPAQQEFVGFDNYGAVLSSSYWWTAFGTTMFLTVVSVAIEFVLGMALALIMHRTLVGRGLVRTVALIPYGIVTVVAAFSWYYAWTPKTGYLANMLASDAAPLTEQWPSLFIIIGAEVWKTTPFMALLLMAGLALVPEDLLKAAAMDGASAWQRFTKVMLPVMKPAILVALLFRTLDAFRIFDNIYVLTNGAQDTGSVSMQTYDNLVKGLNLGIGSTMAVLIFITVAIIAFIFIKVFGTAAPGSDTGGKR; translated from the coding sequence GTGACCGTCCAGGACTCGACCCCGGCCGAGGCCGCCGGGGCCACCGTCGCCGGGGAGGCGACGTCGCACAAGAAGGGCAAACCCGCCCTCTCCGAAGGGAAGAAGGCCGAGCGGCGGCTCGGGCTCTGGCTGTGCGCGCCCGCGTTCATCGTGATGATCGCGGTCACCGGCTACCCGATCCTCTACTCGCTCTGGCTTTCGCTGCAGCGGTACGACCTGCGGTTCCCGGCGCAGCAGGAGTTCGTCGGCTTCGACAACTACGGGGCCGTGCTGTCCAGCTCGTACTGGTGGACCGCGTTCGGCACCACGATGTTCCTCACCGTGGTGTCGGTGGCGATCGAGTTCGTGCTCGGCATGGCGCTGGCGCTGATCATGCACCGGACGCTCGTCGGCCGCGGCCTGGTCCGCACCGTCGCGCTGATCCCGTACGGCATCGTCACGGTCGTCGCCGCGTTCTCGTGGTACTACGCGTGGACGCCGAAGACCGGCTACCTGGCGAACATGCTCGCCTCGGACGCGGCCCCGCTCACCGAGCAGTGGCCGTCGCTGTTCATCATCATCGGCGCCGAGGTGTGGAAGACCACGCCGTTCATGGCGCTGCTGCTGATGGCCGGCCTGGCGCTGGTGCCGGAGGACCTGCTCAAGGCCGCGGCGATGGACGGCGCGAGCGCGTGGCAGCGGTTCACCAAGGTGATGCTGCCGGTGATGAAGCCGGCGATCCTGGTGGCGCTGCTGTTCCGCACCCTGGACGCGTTCCGCATCTTCGACAACATCTACGTGCTCACCAACGGCGCGCAGGACACCGGTTCGGTGTCGATGCAGACCTACGACAACCTGGTCAAGGGCCTCAACCTCGGCATCGGGTCGACGATGGCGGTGCTGATCTTCATCACGGTGGCGATCATCGCCTTCATCTTCATCAAGGTGTTCGGCACGGCCGCACCCGGTTCGGACACAGGGGGTAAGCGCTGA